The proteins below come from a single Miscanthus floridulus cultivar M001 chromosome 1, ASM1932011v1, whole genome shotgun sequence genomic window:
- the LOC136504865 gene encoding uncharacterized protein has translation MAGPLGSMPTLPRDVARSKPLDEAESERAAKTAKALMVRRMASEILAERLDCDGFDDEDYDDDEEDDDDDVAVEVDEKEEEWWQRLQQLEIHYGPELAARDLEAEKRILDYDPKQGGVYHTRLHHVYDFASFDLDEESPLPPMRFTDVVYKNNSDFELCEAVNILSVKMGSLDIDFPIHVYGTVIARDSLDKKCVYLFRCDREDSQTINSKDESLILTGPKRGLALISDTYVETNLMIKGDELQQDRELSKGILTIQGTERRAFRNCVLESCSLATRLSTVDVVYGVVKDAVEATISVEVLAGEYFGEITACTSSIKNRLVLHDSRLTHSASGQNIAPPVIPLLRSVVAVYVKEMLLLTIAAHTDNGEIKKCIDYTPRVNGSNLDLITVGATTLSVRVVWSIIDF, from the exons aTGGCGGGCCCCCTCGGATCAATGCCGACCCTGCCTAGGGATGTCGCTCGCTCGAAACCTTTAGACGAGGCCGAGTCTGAGCGAGCGGCAAAGACGGCAAAGGCGTTGATGGTGAGGCGGATGGCGAGCGAGATCTTGGCGGAGCGGCTGGATTGTGATGGTTTTGATGATGAGGATTATGATGacgacgaggaggacgacgatgatgatgttgCTGTTGAGGTGGATGAGAAGGAGGAGGAGTGGTGGCAGAGGCTTCAGCAGCTGGAGATTCACTACGGCCCGGAGCTCGCCGCTCGTGATTTGGAAGCCGAGAAGCGCATCCTCGACTACGATCCCAAGCAGGGGGGCGTCTACCACACCCGACTCCACCATGTATATGACTTCGCCTCATTCGACCTCGACGAGGAGT CGCCCCTTCCACCGATGAGATTTACTGACGTGGTCTACAAAAACAATAGCGACTTTGAGCTGTGTGAGGCAGTAAACATCTTATCTGTGAAGATGGGCTCCCTGGATATTGACTTCCCAATCCATGTCTACGGCACTGTCATTGCGAGAGACAGCCTTGACAAAAAGTGTGTTTATCTCTTCCGCTGTGATAGAGAAGACTCCCAAACTATCAACTCTAAG GATGAATCGCTGATCTTGACAGGACCAAAACGAGGTCTCGCTCTGATAAGTGATACATATGTGGAGACTAATCTAATGATCAAGGGTGATGAGTTGCAGCAGGACAGAGAACTCAGTAAAGGAATCCTAACAATTCAAGGCACAGAACGGCGAGCGTTTAGGAATTGTGTGCTTGAAAGTTGCTCTCTCGCTACCAGGCTCAGTACTGTAGATGTGGTGTATGGAGTTGTGAAAGATGCAGTGGAGGCTACCATTTCAGTTGAAGTTTTAGCGGGAGAATATTTTGGAGAAATTACAGCCTGCACCAGCAGCATCAAGAATAGGCTTGTGCTTCATGACAGCAGATTGACTCATAGTGCTAGTGGTCAGAACATTGCCCCGCCCGTCATCCCACTCTTGCGATCTGTGGTGGCTGTCTATGTCAAGGAGATGCTGTTACTGACTATTGCCGCCCACACTGATAATGGAGAAATTAAAAAGTGCATTGACTATACTCCAAGAGTCAATGGTTCAAATCTGGATTTAATTACTGTTGGTGCCACAACACTGAGCGTGAGGGTTGTATGGTCAATAATTGACTTTTGA